In Candidatus Edwardsbacteria bacterium, the sequence GAAGGCCACCAACTCCGCTCCCTGTCTTTTGCAGACCTCATAGAATCCCGTTACCTTCCAGTATTCTTCGATGTGCCGAGCCGAACCTATGGGACTGTCGCCCACCACCGGAATACCTCCGGCGGACTTGACTAATTCTATAACCGCCTCAAGAAATGCCGGATGAGTGGTTATGGCCTTATCGGGATGATGATAGGAAAGCATATTGGGCTTGATCAGCACCTTTTGGCTAGGCCTTACGAAAGCGGAGATGCCGCCCAGAAGATCCAGCGACCGCCTTACGGCGGCCCTGATCTCATCCGGTTGATAGGAACGGCATTTTATTAATGATATCTTGGTCATATCTTTTCCAGTAATTTAATCAGCCTGAGACCACCTTGTTCCGACCCAGATCCTTGGCGATATACAAAGCGGCATCGGCCTTGCTGACCATTTCATCCACGGTTTGGCCATCCTCGGGAAACACTGCCACCCCGATGCTGATGGTGATCTTGCCGTCCGGCTGGCTCTCCCTCATTAAAAAGGGATGCTTTTCTATAGCGGCCCTCAATTTCTCCGCCAGCTTCACGGCCTTCTCCCGGTCGGTCTCCGGGGCCACCACCACGAACTCCTCGCCGCCGTAACGGGCGATGAAATCCGGCTGGCGGATGGAGATGCTCAGCAGCCGGGCCAGTTTCTTCAGAAGGGAATCCCCCATCTGATGGCCGTGAATATCGTTATAATGCTTGAAATAATCTATGTCCAGCATTAGCAGAGCCGTCTGCCGGCCGTATCTGGCCGATCGTTCCAGCTCATCCTTGAACCTCTGGAAAAAATACCGCCGGTTGTATACCCCTGTCAGGTCGTCGGTGATTGACAGGCGTTTGACCCTGGCCAGCAATCTGGACATCCGTTGGGGATGTATACCGAACAGCACCCCGGCCAGGGCGCTCAGCGCCATAAAATAAAATGACATATAAAGATGCTCCCGGGAAAATGACACCCGTAAGAATTCCCAGCTAAGCGTTTTATTGTAATAATATTGATGGATGAACATTGCGGCCGGATGAAGTAACAGGTAACCGGCCATTGCCCCGATCAGACCGTAGATTACCGGCAGTTTCGCTGTGTTTTTAATAAAACCCATCATGCTCCTAAATGATTGATCATACCCTCACGAACATCTTTCCCGGCATCTGTTTTATCAAACCCTTCATCTCCAGCGTAAAAAGTATCCGCAGGGTGTCGGCTGGACTTCGCTTTATCGTTTCGGCGATGGTATCTATATGCCGGGGATCATCGGCCAGGCCGGCAAACACCGAGCCTTCATCGCCATCCAGTTCTATTTTGGGAAGGGTTTCTTTGGGAGGCATTTTATCGGGGCCCGATAGCTTCAACTCCTCCAGAATGTCACTTACATTAAGGACTATCTTTGCCCCCTGCTTTATCAGCTGGTTGGGGCCAACGCTGGTGGCCGAGGTAATGGGGCCGGGCACCGCAAAAACTTCCCGGCCCTGTTCGGCCGCCCAACGAACGGTGGAAAACACCCCGCTGTCCTCCCTGGCCTCCACCGCCAGCACCCCCAGCGAAATCCCGGTGATGATCCGGTTGCGGTTGGGGAAATAGGCCGGCAGGGGTCTCTCCCCAATGGGATATTCCGAGATCAACGCCCCGTTCTCCATGATGGAATCCCGGAGCTTTTTGTTTTCGGCCGGGTAAACGATATCCAC encodes:
- a CDS encoding GGDEF domain-containing protein; the encoded protein is MMGFIKNTAKLPVIYGLIGAMAGYLLLHPAAMFIHQYYYNKTLSWEFLRVSFSREHLYMSFYFMALSALAGVLFGIHPQRMSRLLARVKRLSITDDLTGVYNRRYFFQRFKDELERSARYGRQTALLMLDIDYFKHYNDIHGHQMGDSLLKKLARLLSISIRQPDFIARYGGEEFVVVAPETDREKAVKLAEKLRAAIEKHPFLMRESQPDGKITISIGVAVFPEDGQTVDEMVSKADAALYIAKDLGRNKVVSG
- the dprA gene encoding DNA-processing protein DprA, whose protein sequence is MKTHEELLWWLRLQSVKGVGSIKFNELIRVLGDPQKVFDSDDSVLAEIPKIDARIIQEIRSFKPVPGYAEEQLEKADKLRTDILTIDDPEYPENLKNFIDAPPILFVRGSLKSSDQRAVAIVGSRNATTYGKNTSSGMARELALAGITVVSGMARGIDSAAHQGALSAGGRTIAVLGCGVDIVYPAENKKLRDSIMENGALISEYPIGERPLPAYFPNRNRIITGISLGVLAVEAREDSGVFSTVRWAAEQGREVFAVPGPITSATSVGPNQLIKQGAKIVLNVSDILEELKLSGPDKMPPKETLPKIELDGDEGSVFAGLADDPRHIDTIAETIKRSPADTLRILFTLEMKGLIKQMPGKMFVRV